The sequence below is a genomic window from Clostridium putrefaciens.
AGATAATGGGATGTTAGATAAATATAGCTTTAAATCTGGAGAAGAGGTTCAGATAAATGCTAGAGTAGATGGTGAAGCAGTTAAGATCACAAATCCTAAAGGTAAAGAGGAGATTATAGACTTAAGGTTTCCTTTAAAGCCATATAGAGGAACAGATATTATAGGAATTTATGAGGTAGCTCAAAAGATAGATGAGGAAACTATAAAAACATCATTTACAGTAAACTTTCCAACAGATAGTGAGTCAAACATTGAACAAGAAAACAAATCAATAGATAATTTAAAAGAAAATAAATCTACAAAAGGTGGATTAAACCTTAGGATATATTTAATAATACTCGCTTTAATAATTATTTTCATTGAGTGGATTTTATATTTAAAGGGATATTAGGAAAAAGCAAAAATTAGATATAAAAAGATAGAAGGGAGAGTATGGTTAAGTTTTAATGCTTTCTTAGCCAATAGAAATTAGTGAACTTAGAGATAATAAGACCTATATTTTTACTCCTCATACCCGTTTTTATAGCAATTGTTATTTACACATTTAAAGATTTAAAAACATTTAGAAAAAAGAATACATTAACAGCCGTTTCTAGAATAATAATATTTACACTATTATGCTTAGCTCTTTCCGGAATAACCATTAAATTAAACATAAAAGATACCTCAACCTTGTTTTTATTTGACGTTTCAGAATCAAATAAAGAATTTCAAGAGGAAGGCGAAAAGTTTATAAAGGAATCTATTGAAGGTATGCCTAAAAAGAATAAGGCAGCAGTTATGGTTTTTGGAGATGGAACAATTTTAGAGAAGTTTTTTTCGAATGGAAATGCATTTAACGGTATTTCAGATGTGCCACTATCCACATCTACCTCTACAAATATAGAAGATGCTATTACAAAAGCTTTATTAACTTTTCCAGAGGAAAGTGCTAAAAGGCTAGTAATTATAACAGATGGTGAAGAAAATAAAGGGAGTTTACTTAAAACAGCTGCATCACTAGAGACCCAAGATGTAGAGGTTAAGGTTTATAAAGTAAATAAAAGTGAAAAGTCTGAAGTATATGTAGATAAGGTAAGCATACCAGAACGTATAAATATAGGTGATGAATTTTCAGTAGTCATAGCTATAGAAAGTAATGTAAAGACTTCAGCTAAGGTTTCTCTATATTCAGATAGAACTAAAAAGGCAGAGCAAAGTGTAGATGTTGAAAAAGGGAAAAACAACTTCATTTTTAAAGATATCCAAGACTCGGGGGGGTTTAAAAGTTATAAAGTAGTAATTGAGCCCACTCTTGACAGTGAAGTAAAGAATAATGAATATATTACATTTACTAACGCAAAAGAAAAGCCAAAAATTTTATTAATTGAAAGTAAGGATGGAGAGGGAAGGGAATTAGAAAATATATTTTCTACGCTTTCTATGAATTACAAGAAGATAAATTCAAAAGAAGCCCCAAGAAGTCTTAAGGAAATGCTAGAGTTTAAATCTATAATTACTGCTAATGCACATATAGATGATATTAATAAGGGATTTGTAGATAATTTAGAGGATTATGTTAAGGAGTATGCAGGATCCTTTATAGCTACAGGGGGAGAAGATTCTTTTGCTTTAGGAGGCTATTTAAATACATCTTTTGAAAAGGTGCTTCCGGTTTACATGGATATGCGGGGTAAAAAGGAAATACCTAAAATGGCATTAGCTCTTGTAATAGATCATTCTGGAAGTATGGGGGGCGGAGAAAACATAACAAAACTTGCATTAGCTAAAGAGGCAGCAGAAAAAGCTGTAGAAACATTAAGACCTATAGATGATATAGGAGTTTTAGCCTTTGATGATTCATTTAACTGGATAGTTCCTATTAAAAGCAGTAAGGATAAAGAGGATATAAAAAGTAAAATAAGAGCTATAGACGTTAATGGTGGAACAAGTATTTATCCAGCACTAAAGGAGGCTTATGATGGATTAAAAAATAACGATGCGAAGATAAAACATATTATACTTCTTACGGATGGACAGGATGGGTTTAAACAATACGATGATGTACTTAGTACTGGTACTGATGAAAAGATAACATTATCTACAGTTTCAGTTGGGTCGGATGCAGATAAAGCTTTACTACAGAGCCTAGCAAGCCTTGGTGGAGGAAGAAGCTATCATACAGACATATATACAGATATTCCACGTATATTTGCAAAAGAGATATTTTTATCATCCAAATCATACTTAAACAATAGGGAGTTTACACCAAAATTAACTAGCCCTCATAATATATTAAACGGAGTTGCAAAGGAGGGGTTTCCAACACTACTTGGATATGTAGGATCCTCCGCAAAAGAAACTTCTAGTATAATACTATCTTCAGATGAAGATGATCCTATACTTACAGCATGGCAGTATGGACTTGGAAGATCTGTTGCGTGGAATTCTGACATGGCTGGAAGATGGGGTAAAAACTTATCTAGTTGGAATAAGACCACTAAGTTATGGGAAAATATACTTAATTGGTCTATTGAAAACTATGCTGATGGAGAAGGAATTATAAGTGTTAATATTACTGGAAAGCAGGCATTTATAGAATATGAAACAAAAAATAAAGGCGAAAGTCAAAAAGTTAATGCTTTAGTAACTAGTGAAAAAGGCGAAAAGGTTGATTTGGATCTAGAAGCTACAAAGCCTGGGAAGTATTCTGGGGTCTTAGAACTTAAAGAAACAGGCTTTTATAGTTTAAATATAAGAGAAGTAGAAGAGGAAAAGGTAATTAATAGTCAAAACACCACTATTGCCATGCAATATTCACCTGAATATAAGTTTTTTAAAGACGAAGGAGCATTAGATAAGTTAGTAGAGGAGACTAAAGGTACTTTTGTAAAGTCTTCTGATGAAATATTTAATTCTAGCTTAGAATCTATATGGAGTAGAATAGATTTAACTAATATACTTTTATCTATGTCACTTGTTTTATTTATCATAGATATAGCCTATAGAAGATTAAATTTAAATACCAAGTTATTGAAAGTAAAAGAAAAGACAGATAAACAATACAAAAAGACAAAAAACAGTTTTAAGAATAAACACAAAGACAATATTAAGGTTAAGTTAGAAAAGGTACCTAATAAAGATTTTGTTAAATCAAATTTGAATACATTAGATAAAACTAAAAATCAAAACAGTAAAAAAGATGTTGATACTAGTAAAGATAATAAAAAACAGAACTTAAGTGAAAAATCTAAAACCTTAGATACTTCTTCTTTACTAAGAAAAAAAGAGGAAAGAAATAAATATTAAAAATAAAAGACTAGGCAATTATATATTAATTACCTAGTCTTTTATGAAATATAGTGATTTACAGATAATAATATTATATACTTTATGTAATCACATTTTAATATAGACTAGATTTTTATTCATAATAACTATATAATAGTTATAGTTAAATTGTTTTAGATAAGGATTAAACTGATATTATATAAGATTTCTATAAGGGATTTAAAATTAAAGTGTAATATGAGATGAGTTTAATTTTTATGATATAGTTATATGTACATAATTTTATTTTATTACTTTATTAGAACTAAAAAGGTAATAAGATACTAAGAAAGGAATGGTCGTAAGTGGAAATTAACAACAGCACTTCAAATTTTATAAAAAATATAGTAAAAGAAGATATAGATTCAGGAAAACATAAAGAAATAATAACTCGTTTTCCACCAGAACCTAACGGATACTTACATATAGGTCATGCAAAGTCAATAGTTTTAAATTTTGAACTTGCAGATGAATTTAAAGGAAAAACGAATTTGAGGTTCGACGATACAAATCCTATTAAAGAGGATACAGAATATGTAGAATCAATAAAAGATGACGTGAAATGGCTTGGATTTAAATGGGATGAACTGTATTTTGCATCTGATTATTTTGAAGATATGTATGATAAAGCTAAGTTGCTTATTAAAAAAGGTAAGGCTTATGTTTGTGACTTAACAGCAGATGATATGAAAGAATACAGGGGAACATTAACTGAACCTGGAAAAGAAAGTCCTTATAGAAATAGATCAGTAGAAGAAAATTTAAATCTTTTTGAGAAGATGAAAGATGGAAATTTCAAGGATGGAGAAAAGGTATTAAGGGCCAAAATAGATATGGACTCTCCAAATATGAATATGAGAGATCCTATAATATATAGAATATCTCATACTAGTCATCACAACACTTTAAATAAATGGTGTATATACCCTATGTATGATTTTGCTCATCCCCTAGAAGATGCTATAGAGGGAATAACTCATTCAATTTGCACCCTAGAATTTGAGGATCATAGACCTCTTTATGACTGGGTAGTAAAAGAATGTGAAATGAAAAGTGTGCCAAGACAAATAGAATTTGCAAGGCTTAACATTACAAACACTGTAATGAGTAAAAGGAAATTGAAATTATTAGTTGATGAAAAAGTTGTAGATGGATGGGATGACCCAAGAATGCCTACAATAGCAGGGCTTAGAAGAAGAGGATATACCTCTCAGGCTATTAGAAACTTTTGTAGAGCAATTGGAGTTGCTAAGGCTAATAGTCTTGTAGACTCTCAAATGTTAGACCATTTCATAAGAGAAGATTTAATGCCAAAGGTCTCAAGAACTATGGCAGTATTAAGACCTTTAAAGCTTGTAATAACAAATTATCCTAAAGATCAAGTAGAAATGCTAGACATAGAAAATAATGGAGATGACCCTAAAGCAGGAATAAGGAAGGTGCCTTTTTCAAGAGAAATCTATATAGAACAAGATGATTTCATGGAAAACCCTCCTAAAAAATATCATAGATTATACTTAGGTAATGAAGTAAGACTTAAGGGTGCTTATTTTGTTAAATGTAATGATGTTATAAAAGATGAAGCGGGAAATGTAACAGAGATACATTGTACCTATGATCTAGACACCAAAAGTGGCAGTGGATTCACAGGTAGAAAGGTAAAAGGAACTATACATTGGGTAGATGCTAACATGGCTAAGAAGGCAGAATTTAGACTATATGAACCTTTGATATTAGACCATGAAGATGGAGATGAAGGAAAGCATTTCTTAGAACAAATAAATCCAAATTCTATGGAGATAGTAGAGGGGTTTGTTGAACCATTTATGAAGTGTGCAAAAACTCAAGATAAATTTCAATTAGTTAGACATGGATACTTTAATGTAGATGAAAGAAGTACTGAAGATAAATTAGTTTTAAATAGAATAGTTTCTTTAAAAAGCTCATTTAAGTTATAGTTTAAAAGTTAATATATGTTTAAAATGCATTCTATAGAGTATAGATTTTAAGAGAATCTACTCTATAGGGTGTATTTATTTAGGCTTAATGAATATTTAAAGGATTCAAAAATGTAAAAATAATCTGTACTTATATAAAATAAAAGTATTGAAAAGGATATCCAAAATTGTTAACATAGTGTTAAAAGTAAAATATGACAGAAGGAGATTAATATATTATGATGAAAAATATTAAAATCAAGAGCAAAATTACAATAGGACTTATAACTGTTATGCTAATTATGTCATTTGTTATTATTATATCCTATGATTGCAACATTAAAACTAACAAGCAAATAAATGAGAATATATATACATATGAAATTATAAGGGAAGCGGATTTGCTTAATACAAGTATTGTAGACATGGAGACGGGTATTAGAGGATACGGTATAACTGGAGATAAAGAATACCTAGAGCCTTTTAACAATGGTAAATTAGAATCAAGGGCACATTTGAATAAGTTAATTGAATTAACTAAAGGAGATGAACAACAACAAACAAGACTTGCAAACCTCAACAGCTCTATAAATAACTGGATTGCAAGAGAAGGTGAATCCTTAATAGGAATAAGAAGTAAGGTTAATTCAAATGAGCTTACCCTAGATAGAGTTGCATACTTTATGAGTACAAAACAAGGCAAAAAAAATATGGCTGATATAAGGAACATTTCAAAGGAATTTGTGCAAGTAGAAAAAGATAAACTGGATATTAAAATAAATGATATGCATGATTGGCAAGTAAGTGCTAAAACTATAATGATTTTAGGCACACTTATATCACTTTTAATAGGATTTATTGCCATATACATAGTGGTTAGATCTGTAACAAAACCTATTAATCTCCTTCAAAAAGAACTAGATGCACTAGCTAGTAGTGGTGGAGATCTTACTAAGACAATAGATATAACCTCAAAAGATGAAATAGGTGGACTTGCATCTAGTTTAAATAGATTCATTCAAGAAATTAGAGGTATAATCTTACAAGTTAATGAAAATGGATTAGGTATGAAAAATAATGTGCAAGATATAACAAAATCGATGATGTCACTAAATAATGAGATATTAGATGTGAGTGCTAGTACTGAGGAGTTATCATCTAGCATGGAAGAAACAGCTGCAGCAACAGAAGAAATGAATTCATCCGCAGATGAAATAGCTAAGATAATAGAGGCGTCATCTAAAAAGACTGAAATAGGAGTTAAACAATCAGCGGAAATAAGAGAAAGAGCAGAAAATATAAGGAATCATGCAGAAATTTCATCTAAGCAATCTTACGAAATATATGAAAAAAGTAAAGAAACATTGGAAAATGCTATGGAAAAATCTAAGGTTGTAGAACAAATAAATATTTTTTCGGAAACTATATTAGAAATATCATCAAAAACTAATCTTTTAGCTTTAAATGCAGCTATAGAAGCGGCTAGAGCTGGGGAAGCTGGGAGAGGATTTTCAGTTGTTGCTGAAGAAATTAGGAATCTTGCAGAGCAATCAAACGAAACAGTATCAAAGATTAAAGCTGTTACTTTTGAGGTTATAGATGGTGTAAAAGAACTTACAAGGTCCTCTTCTGATATATTAGAATTTATAAATAATAAGGTTATAAAAGATTATGAGAATTTAGTAAGTATTGGACAAGGATATAGTAAAGATGCAGATTACGTATCTACTACAATGCAAGATTTTAATTCTATGCTAAAATTAATTGAGGAATCCCAAAATAGTCTCTTAAAAGTTATCGAGGATATAACGAGTACATCCTATGAAGGAGCTAAAAATACATCTAGTATATCAGAGAAAGCCTTAATGGTGAGGGGGAATTCTGAGTCAATAGTTGAAAGTGCAACAGGTGTTAGGAATAGCTCAGACAAACTTTTAGAAACGGTTTCAAAGTTTAAAGTTTAACAAAACGGGTGTAAAAGGTTTTACACAGTAATAAATAAAAAACTATCTGTAATTTTTACAGATAGTTTTTTATTTATCTATATTATTTTGATCAATATAGATAAGTAATTATCTTTTTTGGAACCTTATATTACTCACCATAAGGTAAGATAAGATTGCTGCTAATATTACAATTATAGAAGGATTCATAAATCTAGCTTTTGTAACGAGTACAAATAAAGCAATTAATATACCAGCAAAGGTTATTGGTATGCCTTTAAATACGCCATCAAAATCTGAGATGTTATATCTTGCAAGTCTATAAGCACCAGCTATAGGAAAGGCTAATAATACCATATATCCTAGAAATCCTATTGATTTA
It includes:
- a CDS encoding VWA domain-containing protein, which gives rise to MNLEIIRPIFLLLIPVFIAIVIYTFKDLKTFRKKNTLTAVSRIIIFTLLCLALSGITIKLNIKDTSTLFLFDVSESNKEFQEEGEKFIKESIEGMPKKNKAAVMVFGDGTILEKFFSNGNAFNGISDVPLSTSTSTNIEDAITKALLTFPEESAKRLVIITDGEENKGSLLKTAASLETQDVEVKVYKVNKSEKSEVYVDKVSIPERINIGDEFSVVIAIESNVKTSAKVSLYSDRTKKAEQSVDVEKGKNNFIFKDIQDSGGFKSYKVVIEPTLDSEVKNNEYITFTNAKEKPKILLIESKDGEGRELENIFSTLSMNYKKINSKEAPRSLKEMLEFKSIITANAHIDDINKGFVDNLEDYVKEYAGSFIATGGEDSFALGGYLNTSFEKVLPVYMDMRGKKEIPKMALALVIDHSGSMGGGENITKLALAKEAAEKAVETLRPIDDIGVLAFDDSFNWIVPIKSSKDKEDIKSKIRAIDVNGGTSIYPALKEAYDGLKNNDAKIKHIILLTDGQDGFKQYDDVLSTGTDEKITLSTVSVGSDADKALLQSLASLGGGRSYHTDIYTDIPRIFAKEIFLSSKSYLNNREFTPKLTSPHNILNGVAKEGFPTLLGYVGSSAKETSSIILSSDEDDPILTAWQYGLGRSVAWNSDMAGRWGKNLSSWNKTTKLWENILNWSIENYADGEGIISVNITGKQAFIEYETKNKGESQKVNALVTSEKGEKVDLDLEATKPGKYSGVLELKETGFYSLNIREVEEEKVINSQNTTIAMQYSPEYKFFKDEGALDKLVEETKGTFVKSSDEIFNSSLESIWSRIDLTNILLSMSLVLFIIDIAYRRLNLNTKLLKVKEKTDKQYKKTKNSFKNKHKDNIKVKLEKVPNKDFVKSNLNTLDKTKNQNSKKDVDTSKDNKKQNLSEKSKTLDTSSLLRKKEERNKY
- a CDS encoding glutamine--tRNA ligase/YqeY domain fusion protein, whose protein sequence is MEINNSTSNFIKNIVKEDIDSGKHKEIITRFPPEPNGYLHIGHAKSIVLNFELADEFKGKTNLRFDDTNPIKEDTEYVESIKDDVKWLGFKWDELYFASDYFEDMYDKAKLLIKKGKAYVCDLTADDMKEYRGTLTEPGKESPYRNRSVEENLNLFEKMKDGNFKDGEKVLRAKIDMDSPNMNMRDPIIYRISHTSHHNTLNKWCIYPMYDFAHPLEDAIEGITHSICTLEFEDHRPLYDWVVKECEMKSVPRQIEFARLNITNTVMSKRKLKLLVDEKVVDGWDDPRMPTIAGLRRRGYTSQAIRNFCRAIGVAKANSLVDSQMLDHFIREDLMPKVSRTMAVLRPLKLVITNYPKDQVEMLDIENNGDDPKAGIRKVPFSREIYIEQDDFMENPPKKYHRLYLGNEVRLKGAYFVKCNDVIKDEAGNVTEIHCTYDLDTKSGSGFTGRKVKGTIHWVDANMAKKAEFRLYEPLILDHEDGDEGKHFLEQINPNSMEIVEGFVEPFMKCAKTQDKFQLVRHGYFNVDERSTEDKLVLNRIVSLKSSFKL
- a CDS encoding methyl-accepting chemotaxis protein; protein product: MMKNIKIKSKITIGLITVMLIMSFVIIISYDCNIKTNKQINENIYTYEIIREADLLNTSIVDMETGIRGYGITGDKEYLEPFNNGKLESRAHLNKLIELTKGDEQQQTRLANLNSSINNWIAREGESLIGIRSKVNSNELTLDRVAYFMSTKQGKKNMADIRNISKEFVQVEKDKLDIKINDMHDWQVSAKTIMILGTLISLLIGFIAIYIVVRSVTKPINLLQKELDALASSGGDLTKTIDITSKDEIGGLASSLNRFIQEIRGIILQVNENGLGMKNNVQDITKSMMSLNNEILDVSASTEELSSSMEETAAATEEMNSSADEIAKIIEASSKKTEIGVKQSAEIRERAENIRNHAEISSKQSYEIYEKSKETLENAMEKSKVVEQINIFSETILEISSKTNLLALNAAIEAARAGEAGRGFSVVAEEIRNLAEQSNETVSKIKAVTFEVIDGVKELTRSSSDILEFINNKVIKDYENLVSIGQGYSKDADYVSTTMQDFNSMLKLIEESQNSLLKVIEDITSTSYEGAKNTSSISEKALMVRGNSESIVESATGVRNSSDKLLETVSKFKV